A genomic stretch from Xiphophorus maculatus strain JP 163 A chromosome 14, X_maculatus-5.0-male, whole genome shotgun sequence includes:
- the LOC111610828 gene encoding histone H3, with translation MARTKQTARKSTGGKAPRKQLATKAARKSAPATGGVKKPHRYRPGTVALREIRRYQKSTELLIRKLPFQRLVREIAQDFKTDLRFQSSAVMALQEASEAYLVGLFEDTNLCAIHAKRVTIMPKDIQLARRIRGERA, from the coding sequence ATGGCCAGAACCAAGCAGACCGCCCGTAAATCCACCGGAGGCAAAGCCCCCAGGAAGCAGCTGGCCACCAAGGCAGCCAGGAAGAGCGCTCCGGCTACCGGCGGCGTGAAGAAGCCTCACCGCTACAGGCCCGGTACCGTGGCTCTGAGGGAGATCCGTCGCTACCAGAAGTCGACGGAGCTGCTGATCCGCAAGCTGCCCTTCCAGCGTCTGGTCCGAGAGATCGCTCAGGACTTCAAGACCGACCTGCGCTTCCAGAGCTCCGCCGTCATGGCTCTGCAGGAGGCCAGCGAGGCCTACCTGGTGGGTCTGTTCGAGGACACCAACCTGTGCGCCATCCACGCCAAGAGGGTCACCATCATGCCCAAAGACATCCAGCTGGCCCGCCGCATCCGCGGAGAGAGAGCTTAG
- the LOC111610830 gene encoding histone H2A-like translates to MSGRGKTGGKTRAKAKTRSSRAGLQFPVGRVHRLLRKGNYAERVGAGAPVYLAAVLEYLTAEILELAGNAARDNKKTRIIPRHLQLAVRNDEELNKLLGGVTIAQGGVLPNIQAVLLPKKTEKAAKAK, encoded by the coding sequence ATGAGTGGCCGCGGAAAGACCGGAGGAAAAACCCGAGCGAAGGCCAAGACCCGCTCCTCTAGAGCCGGACTCCAGTTCCCGGTGGGCCGCGTTCACAGGCTGCTGCGCAAAGGCAACTATGCGGAGCGGGTCGGTGCCGGAGCCCCCGTCTACCTGGCCGCTGTGCTCGAGTATCTGACCGCTGAGATCCTGGAGCTGGCTGGGAACGCCGCCCGCGACAACAAGAAGACCCGCATCATCCCCCGTCACCTGCAGCTGGCCGTCCGCAACGACGAGGAGCTCAACAAGCTGCTGGGTGGAGTCACCATCGCTCAGGGTGGAGTGCTGCCCAACATCCAGGCGGTGCTGCTGCCCAAGAAGACCGAGAAGGCCGCCAAGGCCAAGTaa